The Exiguobacterium acetylicum genome includes a window with the following:
- a CDS encoding TetR/AcrR family transcriptional regulator codes for MASAKAQETRRRILEATTAIILQQGFTQLTLDEVAKQANVSKGGLLYHFSSKEALLMGVIEAQEARQFELYEQHQLTMGPMEAFVTLQIQQQEEFHLDMDALLYLLSLLKDHATFVEERKRQAEHFFRQLTEQMDPVEVLSIRFTLDGLKLSEHFQFGAPSPTVRQRLIQQLIERARRLDKQIEE; via the coding sequence TTGGCTAGTGCAAAAGCACAAGAGACCCGTCGCCGGATTCTTGAGGCAACGACGGCGATTATATTGCAACAAGGCTTTACGCAGCTAACGCTCGATGAAGTCGCGAAACAAGCGAATGTCTCAAAGGGTGGACTGTTGTATCATTTTTCTTCGAAAGAAGCGTTGCTAATGGGTGTCATCGAGGCGCAAGAAGCACGTCAATTCGAACTATACGAACAACATCAGTTGACGATGGGACCGATGGAAGCGTTTGTGACGTTGCAAATTCAGCAGCAAGAGGAGTTCCATCTCGACATGGATGCGCTTCTTTACTTGTTGTCCTTGTTAAAGGACCATGCGACGTTCGTCGAGGAACGAAAACGACAAGCGGAGCATTTCTTCCGCCAACTGACCGAACAGATGGATCCGGTTGAGGTATTGTCGATTCGCTTTACGTTAGACGGTTTGAAGTTGTCTGAGCATTTTCAGTTCGGCGCTCCTTCTCCGACTGTTCGACAACGATTGATTCAGCAATTGATAGAACGTGCACGACGATTAGACAAACAAATTGAAGAGTGA